In Saccharolobus solfataricus, a genomic segment contains:
- a CDS encoding alpha-ketoacid dehydrogenase subunit beta: MRQITFTEAINEALRQEMERDPSVILIGEDIGVYGGAFGVTKGLIEKFGSDRVIDTPISEAGFIGAAVGAALAGLRPVVELMFVDFFGVAMDQIYNQMAKLRYMSGGQLKVPLTLRAPIGAGISAAAQHSQTLYSIFAHVPGLKVVVPSTPHDAKGLLISSIRDDNPVVFLEHKVLYGIKGEVPEEEYTIPLGKAEIRREGDDVTVIGIARTVWHSLEAAEQLSKESISVEVIDVRSIVPFDKETVIKSVKKTGRVVIVDEDYDRCGFASWVSSIIADEAFEYLDAPIKRITTPNVPIPFSPPLEQYILPDSKKIVNTVKSILG, encoded by the coding sequence ATGAGGCAGATAACGTTTACTGAAGCAATAAATGAGGCCTTAAGGCAAGAAATGGAAAGAGATCCCTCAGTCATATTAATAGGGGAAGATATAGGTGTTTATGGCGGAGCTTTTGGAGTAACTAAGGGTTTAATTGAGAAATTTGGCTCCGATAGAGTTATTGATACTCCAATATCTGAGGCTGGGTTCATAGGTGCAGCAGTAGGTGCTGCATTAGCTGGCTTAAGACCAGTAGTGGAGTTAATGTTTGTAGATTTCTTTGGAGTTGCAATGGATCAGATCTATAATCAAATGGCTAAATTAAGGTATATGTCTGGAGGGCAATTGAAAGTACCCCTTACTTTAAGAGCACCAATAGGTGCGGGAATAAGTGCTGCAGCTCAACATTCGCAAACCCTTTACTCAATTTTCGCTCACGTACCTGGTTTAAAGGTAGTTGTACCCTCTACTCCTCACGATGCTAAAGGTTTGTTAATCTCATCGATACGTGATGATAACCCAGTAGTATTCTTAGAACATAAGGTGTTATATGGGATAAAAGGTGAAGTACCGGAAGAAGAGTACACTATACCTCTAGGTAAGGCAGAGATAAGAAGAGAAGGAGATGACGTAACAGTAATTGGAATAGCCAGAACAGTATGGCATAGTTTAGAGGCTGCGGAACAACTGTCTAAGGAAAGTATAAGTGTGGAGGTTATTGATGTGAGATCAATAGTTCCTTTCGATAAGGAGACCGTTATTAAATCGGTTAAGAAAACGGGGAGGGTTGTAATTGTGGATGAGGATTATGACAGATGTGGCTTCGCCTCATGGGTTTCTTCCATAATCGCAGACGAAGCCTTTGAATACTTGGATGCGCCAATAAAGAGAATAACTACTCCTAACGTCCCTATACCCTTCAGTCCTCCCTTAGAGCAATATATATTACCAGATTCTAAAAAGATTGTTAATACAGTTAAATCAATATTGGGGTAA
- the cmr4 gene encoding type III-B CRISPR module RAMP protein Cmr4, with the protein MVPKYLVLAYAITPIHVGAGKSSTGVVDSPLVRDSIGYPIVYGSSLKGSLKSFLIAKNESLAKCVFGGKPEEENILTSKYVLTDLIPVFYPVSSIDEGYIYITTRYLINHIEDLMSRLGIGSLYKESKEKSEVRIFLGKISTELSLQLSDEVRSLGNLIKDKNRVYVLDNSIGLSAVESALTRVTRTELDDNTKTSKNIWSEEYIPQGTILLSGIFEREISNSYCEELNRNNVNIDNEFLKLIDNVSVFIGGKESIGKGLTKIKLKRVS; encoded by the coding sequence GTGGTTCCTAAATATCTAGTATTGGCGTATGCAATAACACCCATACACGTAGGTGCAGGGAAATCCTCTACTGGGGTAGTTGATTCGCCCCTTGTAAGAGACTCTATCGGTTATCCCATAGTTTACGGCTCAAGTCTTAAAGGCTCATTAAAGTCGTTCTTAATAGCGAAAAATGAAAGTTTAGCAAAATGCGTTTTCGGCGGAAAGCCAGAGGAGGAAAATATTTTAACGAGTAAATACGTACTCACTGACCTCATTCCAGTATTTTATCCCGTTTCAAGTATTGATGAAGGATACATTTATATTACCACCAGATATTTAATAAATCATATCGAAGATTTGATGAGTAGACTGGGTATAGGCAGTTTATACAAAGAAAGTAAGGAGAAGAGCGAGGTAAGGATATTTCTGGGCAAAATCAGTACTGAATTATCTCTTCAGTTAAGTGATGAGGTGAGATCTTTAGGTAATTTAATCAAAGATAAAAATAGAGTCTACGTTTTAGATAATAGTATAGGATTATCGGCCGTCGAATCCGCTTTAACAAGAGTTACTAGAACTGAATTAGATGATAATACGAAGACTTCGAAAAACATATGGTCTGAGGAATATATACCTCAAGGTACGATATTGCTTAGCGGGATATTCGAAAGAGAAATAAGTAATAGTTATTGTGAGGAATTAAATAGAAATAATGTTAATATAGACAATGAATTCTTAAAATTGATTGATAATGTTTCAGTATTTATAGGTGGTAAGGAGAGCATAGGTAAGGGATTAACTAAGATTAAATTAAAAAGGGTGAGTTAG
- a CDS encoding PaREP1 family protein, whose translation MEELIKKAKEYDIDINDLIIDAISRKDPKEAINLRIELAKKYITETEDYLKKGDAVQASEKAYKTAEEIVKALAEKFNIPEYQQALKEGRWYTYWLASAVNRLAKDLGDWVLNGWNSAYILHVWGFHEAKLSTADISEHLRKVKEMLDNVINIIGK comes from the coding sequence ATGGAGGAACTAATTAAAAAGGCTAAAGAGTACGACATTGATATTAACGACTTAATAATTGACGCTATTTCAAGGAAAGATCCTAAGGAGGCAATTAACTTAAGAATAGAGCTAGCAAAGAAATACATTACAGAAACAGAAGACTATTTGAAGAAAGGTGATGCGGTACAAGCCTCGGAAAAGGCTTATAAAACTGCTGAAGAGATCGTTAAAGCACTAGCAGAGAAGTTCAATATTCCAGAATATCAACAAGCATTGAAAGAGGGAAGGTGGTATACTTATTGGTTAGCTTCAGCAGTTAATAGACTAGCTAAAGATTTAGGAGATTGGGTTTTAAACGGTTGGAATTCTGCCTATATTCTTCACGTATGGGGATTTCATGAGGCTAAGCTTTCAACTGCAGACATTAGTGAACATTTAAGAAAAGTTAAGGAAATGTTGGATAATGTAATAAATATAATAGGGAAATAG
- a CDS encoding FAD-dependent oxidoreductase, translating to MKVVIIGAGPAGVYSALTLSKHAKVTLIEREEKLGGTCVLYGCIPTKSILSQLIISRQASNMSLNTLREYALTSINTISKSLEHLLNSHGIEVIHANGFLRSSMVHASNTSLAADKVLVSTGTRRERLGKVKFTEDLAYTNEDYNKVVIVGGDAGGIELGWMMKKLGKEVHLIDKNDLLLQNIDRTLSEIVTNFLSQIGIKLYLGKKVSKIDETSVTLEDNQKISGDAVFVTFGRKPNIEGFEEIPHEKYIYVDEYLRTQIPNIYAAGDIIGTFTAHEAIYAGIIAAKNMLGEKREFIVEGIPKVIYIYPQIAYVGTTNGNCVTFNTLNLTRTIVERESEGFLKICERDNRVIGAVAFMPYAEDVISLISVLIRYQISLKDTIDLVMPHPSYLEAITEALNMLQSKG from the coding sequence ATGAAAGTTGTAATAATTGGTGCAGGTCCAGCAGGAGTTTACTCAGCATTAACCTTATCCAAACACGCAAAAGTTACACTTATAGAAAGGGAAGAAAAACTAGGGGGTACTTGCGTACTTTACGGATGTATACCCACAAAATCCATACTAAGCCAGCTTATCATATCTAGGCAAGCATCCAATATGAGTTTAAATACGCTCAGAGAATACGCATTGACTTCAATAAATACTATAAGTAAGAGTTTAGAACACTTGCTAAATAGTCATGGGATAGAGGTTATTCATGCTAATGGCTTTCTAAGATCGTCTATGGTTCACGCTTCAAATACTTCACTTGCGGCTGATAAGGTTTTAGTTTCAACCGGAACCAGAAGAGAAAGATTAGGAAAGGTAAAATTCACAGAGGATTTAGCCTATACTAATGAGGATTATAATAAGGTGGTTATAGTAGGAGGAGATGCAGGTGGGATAGAATTAGGTTGGATGATGAAGAAACTGGGTAAGGAGGTACATCTTATAGACAAGAACGATTTACTTTTACAAAACATTGATAGGACCCTCTCTGAGATAGTTACAAATTTTCTAAGTCAGATAGGGATTAAATTATACTTAGGTAAAAAGGTCTCTAAAATTGACGAAACGTCTGTTACTCTTGAAGATAATCAAAAGATCTCTGGCGATGCTGTATTCGTAACCTTCGGTCGTAAACCAAATATTGAAGGATTCGAGGAAATTCCCCACGAGAAGTACATATACGTTGACGAATATTTGAGAACTCAAATTCCTAACATCTATGCAGCAGGGGATATAATAGGTACGTTTACTGCACATGAAGCCATATATGCTGGTATTATAGCTGCGAAGAACATGTTAGGCGAAAAAAGGGAGTTCATCGTAGAAGGAATACCGAAGGTTATATACATTTACCCACAAATAGCCTATGTAGGTACTACTAATGGTAATTGTGTTACTTTTAACACGTTAAATTTAACTAGAACAATAGTAGAAAGGGAAAGTGAAGGATTCTTAAAGATATGCGAGAGAGATAACAGAGTAATTGGGGCGGTAGCGTTCATGCCCTATGCAGAAGACGTAATTTCTCTTATTTCGGTATTAATACGATACCAAATAAGTTTGAAGGATACGATAGATCTTGTTATGCCTCATCCTTCTTATCTGGAAGCAATTACTGAGGCTTTAAATATGTTACAAAGTAAAGGGTAA
- a CDS encoding dihydrolipoamide acetyltransferase family protein: MGKEVLMPKLGLTMTKGKIVQWKKKEGDRVQEGEDLVIIETEKITTTVKSPVSGILLKIYAKEGEEVPVGQIIAYIGEIGEQPPPSPTKPALATQQQQAQPIRTEEVKVIGEVRASPRARRLAKEKGIDLSKIRGTGPGGMITEDDVIRELENIEKGMKFTATGLRVKEVIPMSVIRQEISRRMVQSLQTMAQVTLSIEINANSLVKMKNEIESKYSMKITYTDILVKVVAKLLRDHPYLNATLEGDQIKIIEEVNIGIAVALDQGLIVPVIRNADTKPITEIAKESHELADKARENKLNPDEVSGGTFTISNLGMYDIDSFTPIINPPQTAILGVGRIRRAPVVVGDNISIGYIMWLSLTFDHRVMDGHTAAKFLKELTEILEDENKLRTFLS, from the coding sequence ATGGGCAAAGAAGTATTAATGCCTAAGTTAGGCTTAACCATGACAAAAGGGAAAATAGTTCAATGGAAGAAAAAGGAAGGTGACAGAGTTCAAGAAGGAGAGGACTTAGTAATAATAGAAACTGAGAAAATAACAACTACAGTAAAATCACCAGTTAGTGGTATCCTACTTAAGATTTACGCTAAGGAAGGTGAAGAGGTACCCGTTGGTCAAATAATAGCGTACATAGGCGAAATTGGAGAACAACCTCCACCCTCACCTACTAAACCCGCTTTAGCTACTCAACAACAACAAGCGCAACCAATTCGAACCGAAGAGGTAAAGGTAATAGGCGAAGTAAGAGCTTCACCTAGGGCTAGAAGACTTGCCAAAGAAAAAGGAATAGATCTAAGTAAAATTAGGGGGACAGGACCAGGCGGTATGATAACGGAAGATGATGTAATTAGAGAGCTGGAAAATATCGAAAAAGGAATGAAATTCACCGCAACTGGTCTTAGGGTTAAAGAAGTGATACCAATGAGTGTAATAAGACAAGAAATAAGTAGAAGAATGGTTCAGAGCCTTCAGACAATGGCCCAAGTAACACTAAGTATTGAGATTAATGCAAATTCGTTAGTTAAAATGAAAAATGAAATAGAGTCTAAGTATAGCATGAAAATTACCTATACAGATATTCTAGTTAAGGTAGTAGCTAAACTCCTCAGGGACCATCCATATTTAAACGCAACATTAGAGGGAGATCAAATAAAGATAATTGAAGAGGTTAATATAGGAATAGCTGTGGCTTTGGATCAAGGATTAATAGTACCAGTAATAAGGAACGCAGATACTAAGCCAATTACTGAAATAGCGAAAGAAAGTCATGAACTCGCTGATAAGGCCAGAGAGAATAAGTTAAACCCTGATGAAGTATCTGGAGGCACGTTTACGATAAGTAATTTAGGAATGTACGATATAGACTCATTTACACCAATTATAAATCCTCCTCAAACTGCCATATTGGGAGTAGGTAGGATAAGAAGGGCACCAGTAGTAGTAGGCGATAACATCTCAATTGGTTATATTATGTGGCTGAGTTTAACGTTCGATCATAGAGTGATGGATGGACATACTGCAGCCAAGTTCCTAAAAGAGCTTACTGAAATATTAGAGGATGAAAACAAATTGAGAACGTTTCTAAGTTAG
- a CDS encoding HEPN domain-containing protein, translated as MWSKHYNYMLKLVIFELFGKEYEGHGIRELISYLSKLLKESEYEDLAKKINELIGEYRQQLIAIEDAYIDSGYENIEYESEDLKHLIEVTEIIVKFLEKVIKIVKLGLSSDFRI; from the coding sequence ATGTGGAGCAAGCATTACAATTATATGTTAAAGCTTGTGATCTTTGAACTTTTCGGAAAGGAGTATGAAGGACATGGAATAAGAGAATTGATAAGCTATTTATCAAAGCTACTTAAGGAAAGCGAATATGAAGATTTAGCCAAAAAGATTAACGAATTAATTGGAGAATATAGGCAACAGTTGATAGCTATTGAGGATGCTTATATAGATTCTGGGTATGAGAATATCGAATATGAAAGTGAGGATTTAAAACACTTAATTGAAGTCACAGAAATTATAGTAAAATTCTTGGAGAAGGTGATAAAGATTGTCAAGCTGGGTTTAAGTTCAGATTTTCGCATTTAA
- a CDS encoding thiamine pyrophosphate-dependent dehydrogenase E1 component subunit alpha, whose product MFQDIPKSKLLDMYKKMLLIRYHELTAKELFASGKIPGFVHLYVGEEAVAVGVMSTLRDDDYITSTHRGHGHCIAKGLDVKRMLAEIMGKKTGVCKGKGGSMHIFDYSKGMLGANGIVGGGAPHAVGAALAFKLKGLDRVAVAFIGDGAMNQGVVLESLNLSAIWKLPVIFVVEDNMYAMSTRSLVPGKLQPRHSAAKSYVERALGFGIPAVEVDGMDVLAVYEVAKEAVDRARRGGGPSLLHCKTYRFFGHFEGDPLVYRDKEEEEMWRKRDPITLFRDKLVSNNIINSEELDKIDREAKAEIEQALKFAEESPYPEVEEALTDVFTDNSY is encoded by the coding sequence ATGTTTCAAGATATCCCTAAAAGTAAATTATTAGACATGTATAAAAAGATGCTATTAATTAGATACCATGAGCTTACTGCTAAAGAGCTCTTCGCATCTGGTAAGATTCCGGGATTTGTGCATCTCTATGTAGGTGAAGAGGCTGTAGCTGTAGGGGTTATGAGTACGCTAAGAGATGATGACTATATAACTAGTACGCATAGAGGACATGGGCATTGTATAGCTAAGGGTTTAGACGTAAAGAGGATGTTAGCAGAGATAATGGGTAAGAAAACTGGAGTGTGTAAAGGAAAAGGTGGATCGATGCACATTTTTGATTATAGTAAAGGTATGTTAGGCGCAAACGGTATAGTTGGTGGAGGAGCTCCTCATGCTGTAGGCGCGGCATTAGCGTTTAAACTTAAAGGTTTGGATCGTGTAGCTGTGGCATTTATTGGAGATGGGGCTATGAATCAAGGTGTGGTTTTGGAGTCTTTAAATCTCTCTGCTATATGGAAACTTCCAGTAATATTTGTAGTAGAAGATAACATGTATGCGATGTCAACTAGAAGTTTAGTACCTGGTAAATTACAGCCTAGGCATTCAGCTGCTAAAAGTTATGTTGAGAGGGCCTTAGGTTTTGGAATACCAGCTGTAGAAGTGGATGGGATGGACGTACTAGCAGTTTATGAGGTGGCTAAAGAAGCTGTTGATAGGGCTAGAAGAGGAGGAGGCCCATCCTTATTACATTGTAAGACTTACAGATTCTTTGGACACTTTGAGGGAGATCCTTTAGTTTATAGAGATAAAGAGGAGGAAGAGATGTGGAGAAAGAGGGATCCTATTACTCTATTTAGAGATAAACTTGTTTCAAATAATATTATAAATTCAGAGGAATTGGATAAGATAGACAGAGAGGCTAAAGCGGAAATAGAGCAAGCATTGAAATTTGCTGAGGAAAGTCCATATCCAGAAGTAGAAGAAGCTCTCACTGACGTTTTTACAGACAACTCGTATTAG
- a CDS encoding clan AA aspartic protease produces the protein MNSLECFDINEKPLLHVKVSDFKNENSVEIDALIDTGFSGWLLLNYEIYTKLNSLEIPITRKYRSILGNIEVFMSKASITINRLNIDAFIESSPYIEMNLLGREILKKLNICFYRMNKVCILL, from the coding sequence GTGAACTCACTGGAGTGTTTTGATATAAATGAAAAGCCTTTACTTCACGTAAAAGTATCTGACTTCAAGAATGAAAATTCTGTTGAGATAGATGCACTAATTGACACTGGATTTTCTGGTTGGTTACTCCTCAACTACGAAATTTATACGAAACTTAACTCTCTGGAGATTCCTATTACTAGGAAATATAGAAGCATTTTAGGTAATATTGAAGTTTTCATGTCCAAAGCAAGTATTACCATTAATCGTTTAAATATAGATGCATTTATTGAGTCCTCTCCTTATATAGAAATGAATCTACTAGGGAGAGAAATATTGAAGAAACTAAATATATGTTTCTATAGAATGAATAAAGTATGCATTCTGCTCTGA
- a CDS encoding transposase translates to MTKELTREEYYKALEKAVNEVILSMTGTRKDVAKRLVLGAVVGRNATEIAQEAEMDYETVLNNLDKAAQAKLIEVVKKLVGDHPVLLIVDDTHDHKLYARAMPVSRNGAQIFYCRAHKRFESAIQLLVIGVKDLVNNQIYVIHIIAYIPRKVEEELKRRGEEVKFKTKIDALLEFLSSLSGLNVKSKVFDSWYVNSRTLQGNTVGELKANARVVEGGRSVPVGEFPQGEYLVEYLGTPIKLLVIDDYKGYGRRYFFSTDLNDTAEDIITTWENRWDIEVLIRELKALGLEGGSFLTWVRNSGFVALKALSLLVVQYFKYSTGLRLGAKRLARLIKSIYHEVGGIKKLFKRRRKP, encoded by the coding sequence ATGACCAAAGAATTGACGAGGGAGGAGTACTATAAGGCATTGGAAAAGGCAGTTAACGAGGTCATACTATCCATGACTGGAACGAGGAAGGATGTTGCCAAGAGGCTCGTCCTGGGGGCGGTTGTGGGAAGAAATGCTACCGAGATAGCTCAGGAGGCCGAGATGGACTACGAGACCGTACTGAATAACTTGGACAAAGCAGCTCAAGCCAAACTAATCGAGGTCGTGAAGAAGTTAGTCGGGGATCATCCTGTCCTTCTCATAGTGGACGACACCCACGACCACAAGCTCTACGCTAGGGCCATGCCGGTCTCCAGAAACGGGGCGCAGATCTTCTACTGTAGGGCGCACAAGAGGTTCGAGTCCGCGATCCAACTCCTTGTGATTGGCGTCAAGGATCTGGTGAACAACCAGATCTACGTGATCCACATAATTGCCTACATACCCCGAAAGGTGGAGGAGGAGCTCAAGCGTAGGGGTGAGGAGGTGAAGTTCAAGACCAAGATAGATGCCCTCTTGGAGTTTCTGTCCTCCCTCTCAGGTTTGAATGTGAAATCCAAGGTCTTCGACTCGTGGTACGTGAACTCGAGGACTCTCCAAGGGAATACTGTGGGGGAACTCAAGGCCAACGCGCGGGTCGTCGAGGGTGGCAGATCCGTGCCCGTTGGCGAGTTCCCCCAAGGGGAGTACTTAGTAGAATACTTGGGTACTCCCATAAAGTTACTTGTTATAGATGATTATAAGGGTTACGGGAGGAGGTATTTCTTCTCCACCGACCTTAACGACACGGCTGAAGATATTATAACAACTTGGGAGAACCGTTGGGACATCGAGGTCTTGATTAGAGAGCTCAAGGCCTTGGGACTCGAGGGTGGGTCCTTCCTTACCTGGGTTAGGAACTCAGGTTTCGTGGCCTTGAAGGCTCTCTCCCTCCTCGTTGTCCAATACTTCAAGTACTCCACGGGTCTGAGGCTCGGGGCCAAAAGGTTGGCCAGGCTGATAAAAAGTATTTATCACGAGGTGGGTGGAATCAAAAAACTGTTCAAGAGGAGGAGAAAACCGTAA
- a CDS encoding HEPN domain-containing protein, translating into MSGNRVRLLKKRALRFLDEAKRDLNEGYYDIGAFHVEQALQLYVKACDL; encoded by the coding sequence GTGAGTGGAAATAGGGTTAGATTACTTAAAAAGAGAGCGTTACGCTTTTTAGATGAAGCAAAAAGAGATCTTAACGAAGGGTATTATGATATAGGTGCCTTTCATGTGGAGCAAGCATTACAATTATATGTTAAAGCTTGTGATCTTTGA
- a CDS encoding ATP-NAD kinase family protein, with protein sequence MPAVGIIVNPESGRDIRRLVAKATFVSNYAKIDTIKRFLYGLNITNSVDEVVFMPDFYGISLDIISDIKDDVKFKLSTLDMRVENTADDTINASKYMIESGVDVIVSAGGDGTLRAVYKGAGDKVPILGLSLGTNNVLGALYEPTVLGMMLGFLLKENKAISNVVERIKTIKLFVNNEFKNLALVDLTFMSGWYVGARAIWDEYSLRYAFISKGELGDIGIPSIASLIRPITFQDDLGLMVKFGLGKIKVAATLAPGLVKEVFIDGISILKLGQEVHLPSGSYVIAFDGEKEMVVNSKDEAMVRIDRDGPLLVSIPKSLNYINSYYREEMGELRWAKKY encoded by the coding sequence TTGCCGGCTGTAGGAATTATTGTTAACCCTGAATCTGGAAGGGATATTAGAAGGCTAGTTGCAAAAGCTACCTTTGTCTCTAACTACGCTAAGATAGATACAATAAAGCGTTTTCTTTATGGGCTAAACATAACTAACTCTGTCGATGAGGTCGTATTTATGCCAGACTTTTACGGAATTTCCTTAGATATAATAAGTGATATTAAGGATGATGTTAAGTTTAAGTTAAGTACTCTAGATATGAGGGTAGAGAATACCGCAGATGATACTATTAACGCTTCAAAATACATGATAGAGAGTGGAGTAGATGTCATAGTAAGCGCTGGTGGGGATGGCACTCTACGGGCAGTATACAAAGGGGCAGGGGACAAGGTACCAATACTTGGTCTCTCCTTAGGAACAAATAACGTCTTAGGTGCCTTATACGAACCAACAGTTTTAGGGATGATGTTGGGGTTCCTCCTTAAGGAGAATAAGGCTATCTCAAATGTAGTTGAAAGAATAAAGACCATAAAGCTTTTTGTTAATAATGAATTTAAAAATCTGGCATTAGTGGATTTAACTTTTATGAGCGGTTGGTATGTAGGGGCTAGAGCGATATGGGATGAGTACTCATTAAGGTATGCTTTTATATCCAAGGGTGAATTAGGTGATATTGGAATACCTTCAATAGCCAGTCTCATTAGACCCATAACTTTTCAAGATGATTTAGGTCTAATGGTGAAATTCGGGTTAGGTAAGATTAAGGTCGCTGCAACACTTGCGCCAGGGTTGGTAAAAGAGGTATTCATAGACGGAATTAGTATACTTAAACTGGGACAAGAGGTACACTTACCTAGTGGTAGCTACGTTATTGCATTTGACGGTGAAAAGGAAATGGTAGTGAATTCCAAAGATGAGGCAATGGTTAGAATTGATAGAGATGGTCCTCTCTTAGTTAGTATACCTAAGTCTTTAAATTATATAAATAGTTATTATAGAGAGGAGATGGGTGAACTAAGATGGGCAAAGAAGTATTAA
- a CDS encoding purine-nucleoside phosphorylase — protein MVYGDFIRNQEVRKRITKEELGIEEDEIPERVVVTPMPFNTQFPKNFEDTLTNLGIKVNRLKVEDQILRQFGGNLLLEKDGNRGFIAFIGRGLIDFTERIRILATVSRIKDILFIGTAGSLSNEILIGDLNIPKYAIPFENVSDFYADPTIAIPQADEKLLNEVYEYAEETGVKTHSTLHATLLFPYSETTEFLNYLLNIGVSTIDMEVSAFYKMSRFYGKRAVAVLRISDMPLIELHKQEELIKARREIAVNAVFRITLRFLKLI, from the coding sequence ATGGTATATGGTGATTTCATTAGAAATCAAGAGGTAAGAAAAAGAATTACAAAGGAAGAACTTGGGATAGAAGAAGACGAAATCCCGGAAAGGGTAGTTGTAACACCTATGCCATTTAATACTCAATTTCCTAAAAACTTTGAAGATACTTTAACTAACTTAGGAATTAAAGTAAATAGGTTAAAAGTGGAAGACCAAATACTTAGACAATTCGGAGGAAATTTATTGCTTGAAAAAGACGGTAATAGAGGATTTATTGCGTTCATAGGCAGAGGTCTGATAGATTTCACTGAGAGGATAAGGATTTTAGCTACAGTTTCGCGCATTAAAGATATATTATTTATTGGTACTGCAGGATCGTTATCTAATGAAATATTAATAGGAGATCTAAATATACCAAAATACGCCATCCCATTCGAAAACGTAAGTGATTTTTACGCTGATCCTACCATAGCAATTCCACAAGCTGATGAAAAGTTGCTGAACGAAGTTTATGAGTACGCTGAGGAAACTGGAGTTAAAACCCACTCAACCTTACATGCAACACTACTTTTCCCTTATTCCGAAACTACTGAGTTCCTAAACTACTTATTAAATATCGGCGTTTCTACGATAGATATGGAAGTCAGTGCTTTTTATAAGATGTCTAGATTTTACGGTAAAAGAGCTGTTGCAGTATTACGAATTTCAGATATGCCTTTAATAGAACTGCATAAGCAAGAGGAATTGATTAAGGCAAGAAGGGAAATTGCAGTTAATGCTGTTTTCAGAATTACCTTAAGATTCTTAAAACTGATTTAA